A part of Lacinutrix sp. 5H-3-7-4 genomic DNA contains:
- a CDS encoding S41 family peptidase, with amino-acid sequence MKKIARLLFLAFITINITSCFNDDFDDNDVSTSSINDFVYRAMDIFYLYRDEVPALVEDKRNSANYTEYLNSFSTPETLFESLIFDRQNVDRFSFILSDYIAFEQQQQGVSVANGMEYGLLRYTEGSDDVFGYVRYVLPNTSAEDAGVQRGDLFYGIDGTPLTVNNFRSLLSQDNYTINLANYNDNGTPETDDDTIEQTTESIALSKAPYTENPVFKTEILQVEGENVGYLMYNGFTGSFDQALNNAFATFQANAIQHLVIDLRYNPGGSVNTATLMGSMVTGQFNGQTFTKLIYNDQLQANNTDFNFTNSFDGGTINNLNLDKVYVLATSASASASELVINSLSSYIDVVHVGTETVGKSQASITLYDSEDYTRNGVNPIHTYALQPLVAISVNVNEDVVPANGLTPDITISEEINNLGILGDENEPLLAEALANIAATNRPANTTPGKIIKPIFDSNDLKPHAKDMYIER; translated from the coding sequence ATGAAAAAAATTGCAAGACTTCTGTTTTTAGCATTCATAACTATTAACATTACTAGTTGTTTTAATGATGATTTTGATGATAATGATGTATCAACTTCATCTATTAACGACTTTGTATATAGAGCTATGGATATATTTTACCTTTATAGAGATGAAGTGCCAGCTTTGGTAGAAGACAAAAGAAACAGCGCCAATTATACAGAGTATTTAAATAGTTTTAGTACTCCTGAAACACTATTTGAAAGCCTTATTTTTGATCGCCAAAATGTTGATAGGTTTAGCTTTATTTTAAGTGATTATATTGCATTCGAGCAACAACAACAAGGTGTAAGTGTTGCTAACGGAATGGAATATGGCCTATTGAGATATACTGAAGGTAGTGACGATGTTTTTGGTTACGTACGTTATGTTTTACCAAACACAAGTGCCGAAGATGCTGGCGTACAACGTGGCGATTTATTTTATGGTATTGATGGTACACCGCTAACCGTTAACAATTTTAGAAGTTTATTAAGCCAAGATAACTACACAATAAACTTAGCAAACTATAACGATAATGGAACGCCAGAAACAGATGATGATACTATAGAGCAAACAACAGAAAGTATTGCTTTAAGCAAAGCGCCATACACAGAAAACCCAGTTTTTAAAACCGAAATTCTTCAAGTAGAAGGTGAAAACGTTGGGTATTTAATGTACAATGGATTTACAGGAAGTTTTGACCAAGCTTTAAATAATGCTTTTGCAACCTTTCAAGCCAATGCTATACAGCATTTAGTTATAGATTTACGTTATAATCCAGGTGGCTCGGTTAACACGGCAACTTTAATGGGTAGTATGGTAACAGGACAATTTAATGGGCAAACTTTTACAAAACTTATTTATAATGATCAGTTACAAGCTAATAATACAGATTTTAATTTTACTAACAGTTTTGATGGCGGTACAATTAACAACTTAAATTTAGATAAAGTCTACGTTTTAGCCACAAGTGCTTCTGCCTCTGCAAGCGAATTGGTTATTAATAGTTTAAGTTCTTATATCGATGTTGTACATGTTGGTACAGAAACTGTAGGAAAATCGCAAGCCTCAATAACTTTATACGATTCTGAAGACTATACGAGAAATGGTGTAAACCCAATTCACACTTATGCTTTACAACCATTAGTTGCTATAAGTGTTAATGTAAATGAAGATGTTGTGCCTGCAAACGGTTTAACGCCAGATATTACTATTAGCGAAGAAATAAATAATTTAGGAATTTTAGGTGATGAAAACGAACCACTTTTAGCTGAAGCTTTAGCAAACATCGCTGCTACAAATAGACCAGCAAACACAACGCCTGGTAAAATAATTAAACCTATTTTTGATAGTAACGACCTAAAACCTCACGCTAAAGACATGTACATTGAGCGCTAA
- a CDS encoding RNA polymerase sigma factor — translation MTQSEFINIVTPFKDKVFRLAKRLLVSTEEAEDATQEVLIKLWKNKKKIKEYNNIEAFSMTMTKNFCFDKLKSKQAQNLKIVHSNYQDHNVALQKQVELNDSLDWIGKIMEDLPEQQKMVVQLRDIEQYDFKEIAKMLDMNETAVRVTLSRARKTIREKLTKTHNYGVK, via the coding sequence ATGACACAGTCAGAATTTATAAATATTGTGACGCCTTTTAAAGATAAAGTTTTTAGGCTAGCCAAGCGTCTTTTAGTTTCTACTGAAGAAGCAGAAGATGCAACGCAAGAAGTATTAATTAAACTTTGGAAGAATAAAAAAAAGATAAAAGAATATAATAATATAGAAGCGTTTTCTATGACTATGACAAAAAACTTTTGTTTTGATAAGTTAAAATCTAAGCAAGCGCAAAATTTAAAAATTGTACATAGTAACTATCAAGACCATAATGTTGCTTTACAAAAGCAAGTAGAGTTAAATGATAGTTTAGATTGGATAGGTAAGATTATGGAAGACTTACCAGAACAACAAAAAATGGTAGTGCAATTAAGAGACATTGAACAATACGATTTTAAAGAAATAGCAAAAATGCTTGATATGAATGAAACCGCAGTGCGTGTAACCTTATCAAGAGCTAGAAAAACAATAAGAGAAAAATTAACTAAAACCCACAATTACGGTGTTAAATAA
- a CDS encoding DUF4252 domain-containing protein: MKKSLLVFAFAILIMPFTAMAQSDIFSKYSDNNAVTYVSIKPKMFQMLAKMDINTDDKESQEYINMVNSITSFKTIATDNKAISADIAKWVKSRSNSLEELMEVKDDGMLVKFYVKEGKDSDHVAELLMFVNGLEGMMKDGVTVNGKKRTIETVVISLTGDIDLNQISKLTKQMDLPGGDKIDKK; encoded by the coding sequence ATGAAAAAGTCCCTTTTAGTTTTCGCTTTCGCAATATTAATTATGCCATTTACAGCAATGGCTCAAAGCGATATTTTTAGTAAATACAGCGATAATAATGCAGTAACTTATGTCTCTATAAAGCCTAAAATGTTTCAAATGTTGGCTAAAATGGATATTAATACAGATGATAAAGAATCTCAAGAGTATATAAACATGGTAAATAGTATTACCAGTTTTAAAACCATCGCTACAGATAATAAAGCTATATCTGCAGATATTGCTAAATGGGTAAAATCTCGTTCAAATTCTTTAGAAGAGTTAATGGAAGTTAAAGATGATGGAATGCTTGTTAAATTCTATGTGAAAGAAGGAAAAGATAGCGATCACGTAGCAGAGCTTTTAATGTTTGTTAATGGTTTAGAAGGTATGATGAAAGATGGCGTAACTGTTAATGGTAAAAAAAGAACTATTGAAACTGTTGTAATTTCTTTAACGGGAGATATAGACTTAAATCAAATTTCTAAATTAACAAAGCAAATGGATTTACCAGGAGGCGATAAAATTGATAAAAAATAA
- a CDS encoding DUF4252 domain-containing protein: MNTKFKTILAVFFLTLALVSCKDEKSIQTYVVEHQDKPEFLSLDLSPKMIDVSKIELDEDQEKVYNSFKKVNIIAYKAIDGNQEQYTQELEKAKAVFKNEKYNELMEFSDNGMKFRVNTIGDNDTVDEFLVLASSSDLGFAVVRVLGDDMQPEKLYKLISQMQNADVDESQLQKVMDYFKQ; this comes from the coding sequence ATGAACACTAAATTTAAGACCATATTAGCTGTGTTTTTTTTAACTTTAGCTTTAGTAAGCTGTAAAGATGAAAAATCTATACAAACCTATGTTGTAGAGCACCAAGATAAACCAGAGTTTTTATCTTTAGATTTATCACCTAAAATGATAGATGTCTCTAAAATAGAGTTAGACGAAGATCAAGAAAAAGTATATAACTCATTCAAGAAAGTTAATATTATAGCATATAAAGCTATTGATGGAAACCAAGAACAATATACTCAGGAATTAGAAAAAGCAAAAGCTGTTTTTAAAAATGAAAAGTATAATGAGTTAATGGAGTTTAGCGATAATGGTATGAAATTTAGAGTTAATACTATTGGAGATAATGATACGGTAGATGAGTTTTTAGTATTAGCAAGTTCTAGCGATTTAGGTTTTGCGGTTGTTCGCGTATTAGGAGATGATATGCAACCAGAAAAACTATATAAATTAATATCGCAAATGCAAAATGCAGATGTAGACGAAAGTCAGCTGCAAAAGGTTATGGATTATTTTAAACAATAA
- the purB gene encoding adenylosuccinate lyase: MSLSNLNAISPIDGRYRNKVENLTHYFSEEALIKYRVLVEIEYFIALCEQPLPQLSAIDTSVFNELRTIYKDFSSEDAQAIKDIEKVTNHDVKAVEYFIKEKFDVLNLQDYKEFIHFGLTSQDINNTAIPLSIKEAMNAVYVPEYLNVLKELKKLAEEWKDIPMLARTHGQPASPTRLGKEIEVFVTRLEEQFNLLNDIPSAAKFGGATGNFNAHKVAYPNIDWKTFGSNFVQEKLGLHHSFPTTQIEHYDHMAALFDGLKRINTIIIDLDRDIWTYVSMDYFKQKIKAGEVGSSAMPHKVNPIDFENSEGNLGIANAIFEHLSAKLPISRLQRDLTDSTVLRNVGVPFGHTLIGFKSTIKGLGKLLLNASKFAQDLENNWAVVAEAIQTILRREAYPNPYEALKGLTRTNEAITKTSISNFIDTLEVSDAIKSELKAISPSNYTGI; this comes from the coding sequence ATGTCATTATCTAACTTAAATGCCATCTCACCTATTGATGGTCGGTATAGAAATAAAGTAGAAAATTTAACGCATTATTTTTCTGAAGAAGCGCTTATTAAATATCGCGTTTTAGTTGAAATAGAATATTTTATCGCTTTATGCGAACAACCTCTACCTCAACTATCTGCTATAGACACTTCAGTTTTTAATGAGTTAAGAACGATTTATAAGGATTTTTCATCTGAAGATGCTCAAGCTATAAAAGACATTGAAAAAGTAACAAACCATGATGTTAAGGCCGTTGAATATTTTATAAAAGAAAAATTCGATGTTTTAAATCTTCAAGATTACAAAGAGTTTATTCATTTTGGCTTAACCTCTCAAGATATTAACAATACAGCTATTCCTTTAAGTATAAAAGAGGCAATGAATGCTGTTTATGTTCCAGAATATTTAAATGTTTTAAAAGAATTAAAAAAACTTGCTGAAGAATGGAAAGATATCCCAATGTTAGCAAGAACTCATGGACAACCTGCATCGCCAACACGTTTAGGAAAAGAAATTGAAGTTTTTGTAACTCGCTTAGAAGAACAGTTTAATTTATTAAACGATATCCCAAGTGCTGCAAAGTTTGGTGGTGCAACAGGAAATTTTAATGCTCACAAAGTAGCTTACCCAAATATAGACTGGAAAACTTTTGGTAGTAATTTTGTTCAAGAAAAACTAGGACTACATCACTCGTTTCCAACAACACAAATTGAGCATTATGACCATATGGCTGCTTTGTTTGATGGCTTAAAACGTATAAATACTATTATTATAGATTTAGACCGTGATATCTGGACGTATGTTTCTATGGACTACTTTAAACAAAAAATTAAGGCTGGCGAAGTAGGAAGTAGCGCAATGCCACACAAAGTAAACCCAATAGACTTTGAAAACTCTGAAGGAAACTTAGGTATAGCCAATGCTATTTTTGAGCATTTATCTGCCAAGTTACCTATTTCTCGTCTACAACGCGATTTAACAGATAGTACTGTTTTACGTAATGTTGGTGTCCCTTTTGGGCATACACTTATTGGTTTTAAATCTACAATTAAAGGTTTAGGTAAATTATTATTAAACGCATCAAAATTTGCTCAAGATTTAGAAAATAACTGGGCTGTCGTTGCAGAAGCTATACAGACTATTTTGCGTCGTGAAGCTTACCCTAATCCATACGAAGCATTAAAAGGATTAACTAGAACTAACGAAGCAATTACAAAAACGTCTATATCAAATTTTATTGATACCTTAGAGGTTAGTGATGCTATTAAGAGTGAATTAAAAGCTATATCACCAAGTAATTATACAGGTATCTAA
- a CDS encoding heme-binding domain-containing protein, with the protein MKIVKKGFLVLLVIFVVAQFFGPEKNDGSMESVSAFLEETKPSPEVKKILEESCFDCHSNATRYPWYNNITPVNYWMADHVAHGTKHFNVSTWNGYSIKRKDHKIEELIEMVEEKEMPLPSYTWTHNEAKLTDEQITAVLEWAKRVRMAYALAPRPE; encoded by the coding sequence ATGAAAATTGTTAAAAAGGGTTTCCTAGTTTTACTTGTAATATTTGTAGTCGCTCAGTTTTTTGGGCCAGAAAAAAATGATGGCAGTATGGAATCTGTTTCGGCTTTTTTAGAAGAAACAAAACCATCTCCAGAAGTTAAAAAAATATTAGAAGAAAGTTGCTTTGATTGTCACAGTAACGCGACACGCTATCCTTGGTATAATAATATTACACCTGTAAATTATTGGATGGCAGATCATGTAGCGCATGGTACAAAGCATTTTAATGTTTCTACATGGAACGGTTATTCTATAAAAAGAAAAGACCATAAAATTGAAGAACTTATAGAAATGGTAGAAGAAAAAGAAATGCCTTTACCATCTTACACATGGACGCATAACGAAGCAAAACTAACAGATGAGCAAATAACAGCTGTTTTAGAATGGGCAAAACGTGTTAGAATGGCTTATGCCTTAGCGCCAAGACCAGAGTAA